The region aggtcctatagaattttaactGGGGGATTCTGTGTGCATGAAACATatagatatctgaataacatacatcTAGGACGTCTCAAACAAAATAGATATgaaactagaaatccgttccctagtcatTATGTCACGTACATAGCTTAATACGTGTTACTTTTTAAGTGTCCATCATCATAGAAGAAGAATATTCGAAATGGACACAATCTACTCGTACTAGTAGCTATTTAATGTGGATTagtagaaaattaattaaataggcctacaggtacattaatttaaatcgtgaaatttataaatgcagtCAAATTTTCTTACTTTTGGGATTGAATAACTGTATTTTTGTGCATTACAAAGAATACAATTTATCTTCTTATATGAGTGTcctgtacagtgcatcagttattcatagatttaaaaaaggcatatgactcggttaagagaaaagttttatatgatattcttattgaatttagtatttccaagaaactagttcgattaattaaaatgtgtctcagtgaaacgctctaataatataagctattcaagtttaaataatttagtataaatattattacaacaattcacatcacaaaaaatattaaacagaaatattGATACAATTCCATTCCACCCATACTTTACAATTAAAGATGTCGTAGGATTCATTatcctaattatattattaacaattttatttccgtatagatgcgtttccaattcactgtgggctaaagcaaggagatgcactatcacccttactttttaactttgctctagaatatgccattaggaaagtccaggatatcagagagggtttggaattgaacgggttacaccagctgcttgtctgtgcggatgacgtgaatatgttacgagaaaatccacatacgattaggaaaaatacggaaattttacttgaagtaagtaaagagataggtttggaagtaaatcccgaaaagacaaagtatatgattatgtctcgtgacgagaatattgtacgaaatggaaatataaaaataggaaatttatcttttgaagaggtagaaaaattcaaatacctgggagcagcagtaacaaatataaatgatactcgggaggaaattaaacacagaataaatatgggaaatgcgtgttattattcggttgagaagcttttatcatccagtctgctgtcaaaaaatctggaagttagaatttataaaacagttatattatcggttgttctttatggttgtgaaacttggactctcactttgagagaggaacataggttaagggtgtttgagaataaggtgcttaggaaaatattttggggctaagagggatgaagttacaggagaatggagaaagttacacaacacagaactgcacgcattgtattcttcacctgacataattaggaacattaaatccagacgtttgagatgggcagggcatgtagtacgtatggacgaatccagaaatgtatatagagtgttatttgggaggccggagggaaaaagacctttggcgaggccgagacgtagatgggaagataatattaaaatggatttgagggaggtgggatatgatgatagagactggattaatcttgctcaggatagggaccaatggcgggcttatgtgagagcgacaatgaacctccgggttccttaaaagccagtaagtaagtgtccTACACAGTAAAGAATATTTCATTTAGGAGTGATAGTTAAAAAAGAAACTAATCTTTTTATGAAGAAATCACTTTGAGTGTTATAAATGGAATGAATTGTTGTGAGATGGGTGAAGCTTAAAACGAGAAATTATGTCATACTTTGTGACtccgattttttaaaataaaaatgcaactatttttattgtttagGATCCCTTTTCATAATGACCAAGTAGTCTACATTTGAATTGattattaaaacacattttatgtGTACCGTACCTATGTTTTTTAAATAGCGGGTGTCCGGCTTTCACGTCACTCTTCCAATGTCCCTCTCTAGAAGGAACACGCCATACTTGTATAGGCTCTCTGCTGCAGAACATTGCTTACTCTTGGTGCATCATAGGAGGTGGTCTATAGTACAAGAgttatgatgattaatggagcaatagcAGAATTCTGGTagggaaaacgggagtacccagCTAAAACTACCAGCTAACATcgtctttgttcaccacaaattccacatgGACCCACCGGAATTCGAACCAGCTCGGATAGCTGACGCTCTTGCCGCCGGGATGACGATGCGTCCTATCTGACTATCATTGTTACTTCTGTTTCAGAGaccaaaaaagtaaagaaatattcGAAAACATCGGACACGAAACTAGAGTTCTCACCCAGAGGCACCTCCACACCGAGAAAGCAAACATACCATGCGGGGGGAAGAACAAATATAATTTCCAGCTTCAAAATTGCCTTCCCAGAGAGCGAGAGGTATTTGAAACCattaagtaattatattatttgcGTTCAATTTTAAAACTAAGCCAGGACTTTTATTGTTCTCAAATATTCCTTGAATATGGTTGGGTCAGTGAGAATGAGTTTACCAAGGTGTAACAATAAGAAATCTGAATTAATCATTTCATTTGTGAATTTGGAATAGGCTTAGTAATCTTTCACACACACATGTTCTCAGTGACGCTTCTTACCATTGTGACTGCTCgtaaaatattttagtaaaagtTTTTCGCCGTCGCTCTGTTTGGAGTGCATTGCATGAGTGAAAGCCATAATTTGACCAATGATTTTCGAGTGGTGAGATGCTGAGAAGCACTGCTGAATGGCGGCGTTTAACGACTACTTACAAGCTCAAGAActagttttatttcaatttaattcctTTTTGGATTTATGTTGCAGTGATATTGAGGATGATTACCTTTTAATGCCTACGGAGAATCCCGAGGCTGAGAATGTATCCCTTACAACCCGTGCAAACTTTCAGAAAAGCAAACGTAAGCTATTAGGATAATCAAGTACAGAAATAAGCAAAAACTAGGggaaattaatttaaagaaatttatatttcagaaatGCATGATCCAACGTTTAGAGGGACACAAATTCGAGGAAATCGGCtgattttaaaaaatgagaatcATGTGGATTCTTTGGGCCACGCCACTACCACCTCTACGATCACGCAGGGAGTGTCAGGTGCGATGCACGACGCTCGAGACGGAACCATGCTGTTGATGCGAAAGACCGCGGGGGCCCGAAATATCGACCGAGAGTCGAGAGATCATAAAGCCTGTAGCCCACAAAAAGAATCTGAAGTTTCCTCTGATGAATACTGGGCAGATATCCAGCGTAGGTTCAAGGTATTGTGTGCAAAGGGCGAACAACCCGGAACAACAAAGGTACCAGAAGAAGAAGGATACCTTTCGACTGAGCAACCACGCAGACAACAGCAAGTGTGGTTTCCCGATGTATCGATCCCTCTAGACATCAGCGAAGAATCAGAGGGAGACGAAGTCTGCACCGCAGGCACGGATTACAAAGAGTTTTCGGACGACACTTGGGCTGACTTCCAGCACAGGTTCCGAGTCTTGTGTGGCAAAGAAGAGCGTTCTGCATCAATGGATGACGTAGATAACCGACGCTCGGATCAGCAGCAATGTGGTTCCTTTTGTGAAGGGAGAAAGTTCCGATAGAAGAGATAGACATTCTGAGAACTCTCCAAATCGACAGATTTCAAGCACTGCCATTCCAACTCAGGATGAAATTACAGTGTCGAGCGTTCCATTGGATGAACTTCGACAAAATTACTTAGGCTATAAGAAAATTTCGAGAGTAATTTAGAACACAAATAAtgcaatacatttttattataactcCGATATTAAACTAAAAACATTTTGGTTCGAATAAAACTGGTTTCATAACGTACAGCTTATTGTCTCCTtttcatacaaaattattatatcctccttCTTTAACTGCCTCATATTTTCTGAATTAACGTTGATAATATGTCTTTACTTTTTCCTGCTCCATTGAGGTGATCACTAGGGCTGTATGGTTCCATTTATTTGACACAATTTTGATAATAACCAATAATAATTGTCCCAATtgcacattattattaaattccgttttttttttgttataggcTACATCCTAGTTACACTCACTGCTCTTTTTCCGGAACTTTTTGTTGTACTTTTCTTAATGGAActgagaaatgtgttaataattaccTTTCAacacaatttttctttgaactcgCTTAGGCTTTGAAAGTCTTTAAGTtgaacgaaaaggaggttaaaaacaacaaaattcccATGGATTGGACAGTAATCATCTCTCCGTCTGCTATaaccagacagtgtatgcgggatgatttaaggaaaagtgaagttgtttcgtatcggagtatatggcacgtgccgcgtcgttcgtcttatgtatacctggcgagtacagcagcgtacagaacgaaggaaccccggtccacattgcaacgcaatatgTGCAgctgtgttatcctgctcaagtatttagtacgagttgaatagtgtagtgctgatccattcataatgtcgaaatcaaaacgttaaattcgctgagagatacgaaatgcaattaagaagtatgagagtgacattttatatattaacgaagacaatatcgtgtgtaatgtatgtaaaattgaaataaaaaccagaacaactcaggctatagagaaacattgcaacagtataacgcacaggaaatgcgttgaaatgaaatctgaggaaccatcatcatcatcatttagttgtgcggtctaaacgacacgtgcaacatgatgctcagtacaaatattcctctaaagaaattgagtgatccccattttagaggttttcttcagaaattctctctatacaaaaactgtttaagcgataggcgaagacgattcagcttcgacaactatATATCATCGTTTACTgtaacgctggtaattgcatcaatgatgacgtggactgaaccttgcaaggtatgtactagagtacgttatttttattttccttctgactgtacggagatacagtagcatgttgacgtagtctgtttacgtttaaaacctgttgagccaatgatctgaatgaaaaaaaaaaaaatgtaacattatagtaaatgtgcacctacattcaacgataagtcatcccgcatccactgtctagctataacatattctacacagagtttcacCGTCTTttcctccagaagaaaagcactaattatactaattattgtagAGAAGGTATATTATGCGCCATATTTTAAAATCTCTCGCTTACAATAAACAACTCTATATTTATTTAACATCATCAGTGTTTTCTAGAcagtggagtccacacctgtggagtaacggtcagcgcgtctggccgcgaaaccaggtggcccgggttcgaatcccggttggggcaagttacctggttgaggttttttccgggattttccctcaacccaataagagcaaatgctgggtaactttcggtgctggaccccggactcatttcaccagcattattaccttcatttcattcagacgctaaataacctagatgttgatacagcgtcgtaaaataaccaaataaaataaaaaatagacagtGGAATAGGACACACACATGCAGTGACCTTGCTCACACGAAGTTGTCAAATATCTTATGCTTTGCAAGCGCATAGAGAACTGAGGTCACAGTCGTCCATAATAAGTGGCAACATCGTATTACTTAAATACATAATACAACTCCTTGAAGGTCCAATCCGAGATTATTATGGTTTCGTTATCTTAAGCACATCCTCCATTATTAATATCTAGAACTGTTGATTATAGTCAAAGGCTTTTTAAACATGGCACAAActataatgttttctgtttttttctctgtttcaagGGTAAGTCTGCTACGCCTCCAATCGATCCCTTTTTGTGTACCTTCGGCGTATATTTCTATGTTCTCTTGGTTTATATCGAAGAATTTTGTCGCAAGTATTTCTTCAGCAATGCATTTTACGTGGTTCTGTCATTTGTCTACATTATCAATATCTGGGTCATTCTACGAAAATATCAACCTCCATGTCCATTTTGAAAACTATTCAAACCGCATCGTGTAATAGGCTATATGTATCCTCAAATCTCTACTTTTCGGATGTCAAAACCGTTTTTGCATGGGGAAACGgatattgaagtaaatttgaaGAATTGAAgtggaaataatttatattgcgaaagtttACAAAAATTCATTAAGTTTAATTGATCATATAATGCTTAGAAGTTATGATTTAATGTCGGGACTAAGTTCACAAGGAACTTCAAGACTTCCTTTGTCAGCGTGTCCGTTTCATTCGAAAATCTTATGGACTGCAATTTCAGTCGTTGATATCAAAATGTTACTCTACTGCATCATGTCCGAAACGAAACTGAAGTTCTTTCTCTACAAAAAATTAACCGTtggattttttctttaaaattcattttctcttagaaaatgtaatttgtcgTCAAAAACTATATAGCCTAAGcgttttttttcgaatttttttttcatttaaagccACT is a window of Periplaneta americana isolate PAMFEO1 chromosome 12, P.americana_PAMFEO1_priV1, whole genome shotgun sequence DNA encoding:
- the LOC138710433 gene encoding uncharacterized protein, which gives rise to MDSKGNRQGQDSDQTENIDEFTFYIKFIKSLVCYMQDVKAREAVSNWILKLRQATDQPELRTDYVKLLLFCLQRRRLPEMFIEEPDKNSSLAPFADGLKLPGMINRIIAEEHGVKPEKENGEHYVVEMSADQKEYVALQKIPCYGMHCYMAVSNEPCNEWDRPPTPPVAAGAAETKKVKKYSKTSDTKLEFSPRGTSTPRKQTYHAGGRTNIISSFKIAFPESESDIEDDYLLMPTENPEAENVSLTTRANFQKSKQMHDPTFRGTQIRGNRLILKNENHVDSLGHATTTSTITQGVSGAMHDARDGTMLLMRKTAGARNIDRESRDHKACSPQKESEVSSDEYWADIQRRFKVLCAKGEQPGTTKVPEEEGYLSTEQPRRQQQVWFPDVSIPLDISEESEGDEVCTAGTDYKEFSDDTWADFQHRFRVLCGKEERSASMDDVDNRRSDQQQCGSFCEGRKFR